AATAGCTGCATTAACTTCAGCGATGCCGAATCAGCCCATTGCAAGTCATCTAAAAATATTACTAAGGGATGTGATGCACTGGTGAAGACTTGGGTAAATTTTTGAAATAATAAATTAAAGCGATTTTCTGCCGATGTTCCTGATAACTCTATTGCTGGTGGTTGTTCGCCAATAATTCTTGACAGTTCGGGAATAACTTCAATAATTACCTGCCCATTTTCACCAACAGCATCTAAAATTTTGTTTTTCCATTGCTGAATTTGGACATCACTTTCTGTTAGTAATTGCTCCATTAAATCCCGGAATGCTTGCACAAATGCACTGAAGGGAATATTGCGTTGAAATTGATCATATTTGCCTTTGATAAAATAGCCACGTTGTCTGACAATTGGTTTATGCACTTCGTTGACAACCGCAGTTTTACCAATCCCGGAAAACCCAGCAACGAGCATCATTTCTGTTGCGCCAAGACTTACTCTATCAAAGGCTTGTAGCAGGGTTTCTACTTCAGTTTCTCGTCCATATATTTTGTCGGGGATGAGGAAGCGATCGCACACATCACGCTGTGCTATTTCAAAGGATTTAATTTCACCAGTTGCTTCTAGCTGCTGTAAACAATTGTCTAAGTCAGACTTTAATCCTAATGCACTTTGATATCTATCTTCGGCATTTTTTGCCATCAATTTTATGACAATCTCACCCAGAACTGAAGGAAGTTCTATTTTGGAATTACTTAACTTTTCTGGGAGTTTTGCCAAATGAGAATGTACCAACTCCATTGGGTCACTAACTTGAAAAGGTAACTCTCCTGTAAGTAATTCATAAAAAGTTACACCGAGGGAATAGAAATCTGTGCGATAATCAATCCCACGATTCATTCTCCCTGTTTGTTCTGGAGATATATAAGCTAGTGTTCCTTCTAAAACATTAGGATTGACTAGTGTTTGGGTTTCTCGTGGTAGTAAAGATGCAATGCTAAAGTCAATTAATTTAACTTGTTTGGTTGCGGGATTAATTAATATATTGCTGGGTTTAATATCTTTATGAATGATGCGATCGCGGTAGAGTATATCTAATGTGTTGCAGAGTGCGATCGCTATCACTAAAAACTCTTTTAAAAACGCGACACTTTGATTTTGGGCAAAATAATCGGTGAGAGAAATTCCCCCAAAGTCTTCCATTACCAGTGCATAGCCATTTTGGAAGGGTTCGAGGCTATAGGTTTGAACAATCAATGGTGAGTTGAGATTTTTAGCAATGGTATACTGATTGCGAAACGACAAGAGTTCATGGAAGCTAGGAAAAGGATTTTTCAGTAATTTAATCGCTACTGGTACTAAGTCGGATTCTCTAACTGCTCGATAAACTTGGGTTCTAGAACCACTGTAGAGTTCTTCAATGATGCGATATCCAAGAATACTAGCAACAGCACTAACCATACAGCTAAATCCTCACTATTTCTGGTGGATTTAGTATTCCCAGATCGTTAATGATAAGTGAAGAATAGAAGCAAATTGTCAAGCATGGTATTTGCTGTATTGGCATACTCCCTACCCTTCAGGGTTGAAATCTGTGTCAAAATTTACGTAGAATGGTATAACAGCTTCTTTTAAAAGTAAAAACTAATATTTTTTATTTATAACCTGCGGTAAAAACTGAGATTGGTATTTTTGAATTTCCTCTAAAATCTCTTGGCGTTGTGGATGACCTTCACTCTTATTGACTAATGGAAGCAAATTCGTCTAATACAATTACCTTTGGCTGTGGCTCAGGATTGTTTACAGATGCCTCTAGGGAGTTCATAATTTTTATCTTTGAAGGGTGTTTGTTTGAGTAAATTTTATAAACGCATTTTAATGTTTATATATTCGCTTACTTTCGCTCCAACCCACAAAACAAATACCTAAAATTATGCTCAATCCTACTATAAAACCTGAATGACGACCACCAGTGATCAACAGCATATCTAAAAATTCAAGCCCAACATAAGCTGTTTGCTTGAGTCAATAAAAAATACCTTTAGTTGGTGCGTTAGGTTATCTTAGTTTACGTCCTGCATTACGCACAAATCTTGCTCCAGATTTTGCCGGAGCAAATAGATAATTTTATCTTAGCGATCGCTGCTGATCAAAAAATAGATTATGGGAAAAAATAATACCCATAATCTAGAGTTTTGCAGAGTTTACTACTTTTGAAATCAGCCTAATTTTTAGGGGGAATTATAAGCAACTAGATGAAGTACATCACGCACTACGCTATAACCATTTAAATCCCACAGTAGATAAGCAAGAAAACCAATCATAGCTAAACGACCGTTCCAAAGTTCAGTCTGGGGAGTTATTCCAGCTTCCAAAGCATTACGATCTTTGCCATTGTATGCGGTTTCTGTTTTATCACTAGGATAACGTTCCATTGTTAAATTTCCTAAATAGAATCATTTCATTTCTTATAGTAGTTACCAAACTACATACTATTATCTGTCTGTAGTTTCAAATCACCAGTAAATCTTGAGAGAGAGTTTCCAAAGTCAATAAATATCACAAAAGATAAGTATTTTTTATCTACAGATACATAATTTATAGATGAGTAAAATTTCCAAATATCAACATTTTACTCATCAATGTTATGGCTAAATTGCCAGTGAAATACTGCTTCAGTTAGAGGAATTATAAATTTTGCTATTAATTCAGCAATGAGTCTAATTCAAGCAATAAATCTTACGTATGAGGAAATTTTCGTACTTGATATTCGGCTGACTCTATTAGCTGATAGGTATCTCCTAATGCTTGAGCAAATTTACTATCAATAACTGCTAAGTCTGCTTCAGAAATAGCTTGCCACTGTTCTCTTGTTGCCCAACGAATAATGAAAGTAACTTCTGAAAGGTTGTGTGGGTTAATCCAGACTTCTTTACTAAGGAAGCCTGGATACTTTGCTAAGGCTGTTGTCCAAATTTCTGCATCTTGCTGGATAAAACTTTCTCGCCGATTTGGGTCAACCTGAAATTTTAGCAGTTCTATAACCACACCTATTCATTCCTTCTGTTTGCTAATTTGCCAAAATAGAGATGTAGGCTAGAATTAACTCCGCTTCCAGCATAGCTTGATTGCATACACTCAAGAGCAAGGAGGCTGGTTTGAAATAAATAACAGGAAGGACGTATGGATAGCAACAATTGGTTGCAACAGCTAATGATGGTAGGAATTGGTACAACGTCTTTGGTAGCAGAAAAGTTGCGAGAAGTCAGTGATGAATTAGTCAAAGACGGCAAGCTAAATCCTGAGCAAGCTAAGGCGGTAATGGATGATATTGTACAGCAGTTAAAGTCGGAGCAAGGAAACTGGGATGTTCAAATGCAAAGACAAATGCGGAATATGATGCAGGACTTAGGGGTGGCGCGTCAGTCTGAGGTAGATGAACTACGGGGAAGAATTGACCGTTTGGAACGTCAAGTACGTGATTTAGAAAATAAGCTTTGGCGTTAAATCTGTCCTTTGTGATTTAAACTAAATGTGTTCTGTTAGTATTGCTTTT
This window of the Nostoc sp. HK-01 genome carries:
- a CDS encoding CAB/ELIP/HLIP superfamily protein, with protein sequence MERYPSDKTETAYNGKDRNALEAGITPQTELWNGRLAMIGFLAYLLWDLNGYSVVRDVLHLVAYNSP